One window of the Lysobacter sp. S4-A87 genome contains the following:
- the fghA gene encoding S-formylglutathione hydrolase produces MERIERHACFGGQQEVWKHASASLGCEMRLAVYLPPQVGQRRLPVLYWLSGLTCTEQNFITKAGAQRHAAEHGVIVVAPDTSPRGPGIADADGYDIGQGAGFYVDATQAPWASHYRMHDYVTRELPALVEAHFHASDARAISGHSMGGHGALVAALRNPGRYRSVSAFSPIVAPSQVPWGQKAFSAYLGEDREAWKAWDASELVARAGERLPLLVDQGEADEFLATQLRPQLLRDACEAAGHPLDLRLRPGYDHSYYFIATFIGEHIAHHAHALAD; encoded by the coding sequence ATGGAACGGATCGAACGGCATGCCTGCTTCGGCGGGCAGCAGGAAGTGTGGAAGCACGCATCGGCATCGCTCGGCTGCGAGATGCGGCTGGCCGTCTACCTGCCACCGCAGGTCGGGCAGCGCAGGCTGCCGGTGCTGTACTGGCTCAGCGGCCTGACCTGCACGGAGCAGAACTTCATCACCAAGGCCGGTGCGCAGCGCCATGCCGCCGAGCACGGGGTGATCGTGGTCGCGCCCGACACCAGTCCGCGCGGCCCGGGCATCGCTGACGCCGATGGCTACGACATCGGCCAGGGCGCCGGCTTCTATGTCGATGCCACCCAGGCACCGTGGGCGTCGCACTACCGGATGCACGACTACGTCACCCGGGAGTTGCCGGCGCTGGTCGAGGCGCACTTCCACGCCAGTGATGCGCGCGCGATCAGCGGCCATTCGATGGGCGGGCACGGCGCGCTGGTGGCCGCGCTGCGCAACCCGGGACGCTACCGCAGCGTGTCGGCGTTCTCGCCGATTGTCGCGCCGAGCCAGGTGCCCTGGGGGCAGAAGGCCTTCTCCGCGTACCTGGGCGAGGACCGCGAGGCATGGAAAGCCTGGGACGCGAGCGAACTGGTGGCCCGTGCGGGCGAACGGCTACCGCTGCTGGTCGACCAGGGCGAGGCGGACGAGTTCCTGGCCACGCAGTTGCGGCCGCAGCTGTTGCGCGACGCGTGCGAGGCCGCGGGCCATCCGCTCGATCTGCGCCTGCGCCCGGGGTACGACCACAGCTACTACTTCATTGCCACCTTCATCGGCGAGCACATCGCGCACCACGCCCACGCCCTGGCCGACTGA
- a CDS encoding DegV family protein, translating to MRIGLVVDSACDLPLEYLEQHNVDVLPITVRIGEAVLADRRNEQATLEFLHAHVAERGHEAQTTPYTVQQIQDLFLSRLVIDYDYVFCMTITKTRSPIFDNAQQASFAILSDYKAARSAAGNNTPFALRVVDSQNLFAAQGIGAVEAVRLREAGEGAPKIRARLEHLALHTQGYMVPPDLYYLRNRARTKGDRSVSFISAALGSALDIKPVLHCNRGETAPVAKIKGFEPAVEKLFEHAAQRVEAGELLTPTMCLSYGGELDDMRKLPGYERLRNACVNNNIELFESVMSLTGMVNVGKGAVVVGFAAEGQKFHG from the coding sequence ATGCGCATTGGACTCGTGGTCGATTCGGCCTGCGACCTGCCATTGGAGTATCTGGAGCAACACAACGTCGATGTGTTGCCGATCACCGTGCGCATCGGCGAAGCGGTGCTCGCCGACCGTCGCAACGAACAGGCCACGCTCGAGTTCCTGCACGCCCACGTCGCCGAACGCGGCCACGAAGCGCAGACGACGCCCTACACCGTGCAGCAGATCCAGGACCTGTTCCTGAGCCGGCTGGTGATCGACTACGACTACGTGTTCTGCATGACGATCACCAAGACGCGCAGCCCGATCTTCGACAACGCGCAGCAGGCGAGTTTCGCGATCCTCAGCGACTACAAGGCTGCACGTTCGGCCGCCGGCAACAACACGCCGTTCGCGCTGCGCGTGGTCGACAGCCAGAACCTGTTCGCCGCCCAGGGCATCGGCGCGGTCGAGGCGGTGCGCCTGCGCGAAGCCGGTGAAGGCGCGCCGAAGATCCGCGCGCGCCTGGAGCACCTGGCCCTGCACACGCAGGGCTACATGGTTCCGCCGGACCTCTACTACCTGCGCAACCGTGCCCGCACCAAGGGCGACCGCAGCGTCAGCTTCATCAGCGCCGCACTGGGCAGCGCGCTCGACATCAAGCCGGTACTGCACTGCAATCGTGGCGAGACCGCCCCGGTCGCCAAGATCAAGGGCTTCGAACCGGCGGTGGAGAAGCTGTTCGAGCATGCCGCGCAGCGGGTCGAGGCCGGCGAACTGCTGACCCCGACGATGTGCCTGAGCTACGGCGGCGAACTCGACGACATGCGCAAGCTGCCGGGCTACGAGCGCCTGCGCAATGCCTGCGTCAACAACAACATCGAGCTGTTCGAGTCGGTGATGAGCCTGACCGGCATGGTCAACGTCGGCAAGGGCGCGGTGGTGGTCGGCTTCGCGGCCGAGGGTCAGAAGTTCCACGGCTAG
- a CDS encoding 2-hydroxychromene-2-carboxylate isomerase — protein MSAAPLVWYFDFISPFSYLQWQKLKPLLREFEIDGTPVQLVPIVFAAVLDACGQKGPAEIPGKREFTYRHVLWLARQQGVPLRFPPTHPFNPLAALRLSIAAGNTPEAVDSIYDWLWAQGRAGDSLEALVPLMAVLNVPAEALDAAPTKAELRANTDAAIAAGVYGVPTLAVHGELFWGNDAHDFALAALREPAVLDDAEMQRVSQLPVGLQRRR, from the coding sequence ATGAGCGCGGCCCCGCTGGTCTGGTACTTCGATTTCATCTCGCCGTTCTCGTACCTGCAATGGCAGAAGCTCAAGCCGCTGCTGCGCGAGTTCGAGATCGACGGGACGCCGGTGCAGCTGGTGCCGATCGTGTTTGCCGCCGTGCTCGATGCCTGCGGCCAGAAGGGCCCGGCCGAGATCCCGGGCAAGCGTGAATTCACCTATCGGCACGTGCTGTGGCTGGCACGCCAGCAGGGCGTGCCGCTGCGCTTTCCGCCGACGCATCCGTTCAACCCGCTGGCGGCATTGCGGTTGAGCATCGCCGCGGGCAACACGCCCGAGGCGGTCGATTCGATCTACGACTGGCTGTGGGCACAGGGCCGCGCCGGCGACAGCCTCGAAGCGCTGGTGCCGCTGATGGCGGTACTCAACGTGCCCGCCGAGGCGCTCGACGCAGCGCCGACCAAGGCCGAACTGCGCGCCAACACCGATGCGGCGATCGCCGCCGGCGTCTACGGCGTGCCGACCCTGGCCGTGCACGGCGAGCTGTTCTGGGGCAACGACGCCCACGACTTCGCCCTGGCGGCGCTGCGCGAACCGGCGGTCCTGGATGACGCCGAGATGCAGCGGGTCTCGCAGCTGCCGGTCGGCCTGCAGCGCCGGCGCTGA
- a CDS encoding DUF1761 domain-containing protein produces the protein MTLPHIDFNWLAVIAAAVSAFVLGGIWYGPLFKRVWCREAGIDPDSAPQHPKLTFATAFGCSLLASLMFAIFLGPDANAASGFGAGFVVGLFFVAMSFGINYAFAQRSAKMWMIDAGYHIAQFSLYGLILGAWH, from the coding sequence ATGACCTTGCCGCACATCGACTTCAACTGGCTGGCGGTGATCGCCGCGGCCGTCTCCGCGTTCGTCCTGGGCGGGATCTGGTACGGACCGCTGTTCAAGCGCGTGTGGTGCCGCGAGGCCGGCATCGACCCGGACAGCGCTCCGCAGCACCCGAAGCTGACCTTCGCCACCGCCTTCGGCTGCAGCCTGCTGGCGTCGCTGATGTTCGCGATCTTCCTCGGTCCGGATGCCAATGCCGCCAGCGGCTTCGGCGCCGGCTTCGTGGTCGGCCTGTTCTTCGTCGCCATGAGCTTCGGCATCAACTACGCGTTCGCCCAGCGCAGCGCGAAGATGTGGATGATCGATGCCGGCTACCACATCGCCCAGTTCAGCCTGTACGGGCTGATCCTCGGCGCCTGGCACTGA
- a CDS encoding adenine nucleotide alpha hydrolase — protein sequence MSRRLLSWSGGKDAAWTLHTLQQRDDVEVVALLTTVTSGYERVAMHGIRRDILHAQAEATGLPLIEAVIPPKCDNDHYESAFALALAQARERWPDLDCIAFGDLYLADVRAWREASCARLGWTIDTPLFGADTAALAREMTASGLQARLCCVDTQQLASEFSGRAFDDALLAALPPSCDPCGENGEFHTLVHAGPMLRRPIALQAGEKVLRDDRFAYADFLLA from the coding sequence ATGAGCCGGCGGTTGTTGTCGTGGAGCGGCGGCAAGGACGCGGCCTGGACCCTGCACACCTTGCAGCAGCGCGACGATGTCGAGGTCGTGGCCTTGCTGACCACCGTCACCAGCGGTTACGAGCGCGTCGCCATGCACGGCATTCGCCGCGACATCCTGCACGCGCAGGCCGAAGCGACGGGACTGCCGCTGATCGAAGCAGTGATCCCGCCCAAGTGCGACAACGACCACTATGAGTCCGCGTTCGCACTGGCGCTGGCGCAGGCGCGCGAACGCTGGCCGGACCTGGACTGCATCGCCTTCGGCGACCTCTACCTGGCCGATGTGCGCGCCTGGCGCGAGGCCTCGTGCGCGCGCCTGGGCTGGACGATCGACACGCCGTTGTTCGGCGCCGATACCGCGGCGCTGGCGCGCGAGATGACCGCTTCGGGACTGCAGGCGCGGCTGTGCTGCGTCGATACGCAGCAACTGGCGTCGGAGTTCAGCGGGCGCGCGTTCGACGATGCCCTTTTGGCCGCGCTGCCGCCGTCGTGCGATCCGTGCGGCGAGAACGGCGAGTTCCACACGCTGGTGCATGCCGGGCCGATGCTGCGCCGGCCCATCGCGTTGCAGGCGGGCGAGAAGGTGCTGCGCGACGATCGGTTCGCGTACGCCGACTTCCTGCTGGCGTAG
- a CDS encoding amidohydrolase family protein, whose product MSVLLAALAPMAGVAQELLIRNATVHTATAQGTLHNADVLVSGGTIRAVGNGLVAPAGAQVIDAQGRPLTPTLFGGITEIGLEEVSGEKDTNDETLTLGAETKQMTVRPEFDVTLAYNPDSVLIPVARIEGIGWTLLGAGTGAGGSIVAGQGGVVRLDGSADPVGPRELFVRIGGDAIGLSGNSRAAQWMILDQLIDEVRGRIPADANAALLTPAGRATLARYIGGGGRVVVAVDRAADIRQLLRWSARHNVRIAIAGGAEAWRMAPQLAAAKVPVFVNPLGNLPYDFDQIGATMQNAARLRAAGVRVGFTQTGDASHNARKVRQLAGNAVANGLPWDDGLAGLTQVPAEAFGVADRMGSIAPGKRADLVLWSGDPLEVSALALQVWMDGRAIQMRSRQTELRDRYLHPATPAENGGLPRAYPQSGR is encoded by the coding sequence ATGTCGGTGCTGCTGGCAGCGCTGGCGCCCATGGCGGGCGTCGCCCAGGAACTGCTGATCCGCAATGCCACCGTCCACACCGCGACCGCGCAGGGCACGCTGCACAACGCCGACGTGCTGGTCAGCGGCGGCACGATCCGCGCCGTCGGCAATGGCCTGGTCGCGCCCGCGGGTGCGCAGGTCATCGATGCCCAGGGCAGGCCACTGACGCCGACGCTGTTCGGCGGCATCACCGAGATCGGTCTGGAAGAGGTGTCCGGCGAGAAGGACACCAACGACGAGACCCTCACCCTCGGCGCTGAAACCAAGCAGATGACGGTGCGCCCGGAGTTCGACGTGACCCTGGCCTACAACCCCGACTCGGTGCTGATACCGGTCGCGCGGATCGAAGGGATCGGCTGGACGCTGCTCGGCGCCGGCACCGGTGCCGGCGGTTCGATCGTCGCCGGCCAGGGCGGCGTGGTGCGGCTGGACGGCAGCGCCGATCCGGTCGGGCCGCGCGAACTGTTCGTGCGCATCGGTGGCGATGCCATTGGCCTGAGCGGCAACTCGCGCGCCGCGCAGTGGATGATCCTCGACCAGTTGATCGACGAGGTGCGCGGGCGCATCCCGGCCGATGCCAATGCGGCGCTGCTGACGCCGGCCGGACGGGCGACGCTCGCCCGCTACATCGGCGGCGGCGGCCGCGTGGTGGTCGCGGTCGATCGCGCCGCCGACATCCGCCAGCTGCTGCGCTGGTCGGCCCGCCACAACGTCCGCATCGCCATCGCCGGCGGTGCCGAGGCCTGGCGCATGGCCCCGCAGCTGGCCGCGGCCAAGGTGCCGGTGTTCGTCAATCCGCTCGGCAACCTGCCGTACGACTTCGACCAGATCGGCGCGACCATGCAGAACGCCGCACGCCTGCGCGCAGCCGGCGTCCGGGTCGGCTTCACGCAGACCGGCGATGCCTCGCACAACGCCCGCAAGGTCCGCCAGCTGGCCGGCAATGCCGTGGCCAACGGCCTGCCCTGGGACGACGGCCTGGCCGGCCTGACCCAGGTGCCGGCCGAAGCGTTTGGCGTGGCCGATCGGATGGGCAGCATCGCGCCGGGCAAGCGCGCCGACCTGGTGCTGTGGAGCGGCGACCCGCTCGAGGTCAGCGCCCTGGCCCTGCAGGTGTGGATGGACGGCCGCGCGATCCAGATGCGCAGCCGCCAGACCGAGCTGCGCGACCGCTACCTCCACCCGGCCACGCCGGCGGAGAACGGCGGCTTGCCGCGAGCGTATCCGCAGTCGGGTCGCTGA
- a CDS encoding S-(hydroxymethyl)glutathione dehydrogenase/class III alcohol dehydrogenase: MKSRAAVAFAPGQPLQIVEIDVAPPKAGEVLVKITHTGVCHTDAFTLSGDDPEGIFPSVLGHEGGGIVIEVGEGVTSVKPGDHVIPLYTAECRKCKFCLSGKTNLCQAVRATQGKGLMPDGTTRFSYNGQPIYHYMGTSTFSEYTVVAEVSLAVVNPQAPLEKVCLLGCGVTTGIGAVHNTAKVKAGDSVAVFGLGGIGLAVIQGAVQAKAGRIVAIDTNPGKFELARSMGATDCINPKDHDKPIQEVIVELTDGGVDFSFECIGNVDVMRAALECCHKGWGESVIIGVAGAGQEIRTRPFQLVTGRVWRGSAFGGVKGRTQLPGMVEQAMKGEIQLDPFITHTMPLEQINEAFDLMHEGKSIRTVIHF; encoded by the coding sequence ATGAAAAGCCGTGCCGCCGTCGCCTTTGCCCCGGGCCAGCCGCTGCAGATCGTCGAAATCGACGTCGCCCCGCCCAAGGCCGGCGAAGTGCTGGTGAAGATCACCCACACCGGTGTCTGCCATACCGATGCGTTCACGCTCAGCGGCGACGACCCGGAAGGCATCTTCCCGAGCGTGCTCGGCCACGAAGGTGGCGGCATCGTCATCGAAGTCGGCGAAGGCGTCACCAGCGTCAAGCCCGGCGACCACGTGATCCCGCTGTACACGGCCGAATGCCGCAAGTGCAAGTTCTGCCTGTCGGGCAAGACCAACCTGTGCCAGGCCGTGCGCGCCACCCAGGGCAAGGGCCTGATGCCCGACGGCACCACGCGCTTCTCCTACAACGGCCAGCCCATCTACCACTACATGGGCACCAGCACCTTCAGCGAGTACACGGTGGTGGCGGAAGTCTCGCTCGCCGTGGTCAACCCGCAGGCGCCGCTGGAGAAGGTCTGCCTGCTCGGTTGTGGCGTCACCACCGGCATCGGCGCGGTCCACAACACCGCCAAGGTCAAGGCCGGCGACAGCGTCGCGGTGTTCGGCCTGGGCGGTATCGGCCTGGCGGTGATCCAGGGCGCGGTGCAGGCCAAGGCCGGGCGCATCGTCGCCATCGACACCAACCCGGGCAAGTTCGAACTGGCGCGCAGCATGGGCGCGACCGACTGCATCAACCCGAAGGACCATGACAAGCCGATCCAGGAGGTCATCGTCGAGCTGACCGACGGCGGCGTCGACTTCAGCTTCGAATGCATCGGCAACGTCGACGTCATGCGCGCCGCATTGGAGTGCTGCCACAAGGGCTGGGGCGAGAGCGTGATCATCGGTGTTGCCGGCGCCGGCCAGGAAATCCGCACGCGGCCGTTCCAGCTGGTCACCGGCCGCGTCTGGCGCGGCTCGGCCTTCGGCGGCGTCAAGGGCCGCACGCAGTTGCCGGGCATGGTCGAGCAGGCGATGAAGGGCGAGATCCAGCTGGATCCCTTCATCACCCACACGATGCCGCTGGAGCAGATCAACGAGGCGTTCGACCTCATGCACGAAGGCAAGTCGATCCGCACCGTCATCCATTTCTGA